The following proteins are co-located in the Paludibaculum fermentans genome:
- a CDS encoding metallophosphoesterase family protein — protein sequence MLKQTALSALLLCLSGLHPSRLFAEDKIVGGPFAVNVTGKSATIGWVVQSGEVRVGENRVVPVLRSEKISMTGLKAGETVTYTIPGGLRGTFKTAPAKPVAFEAVVFGDTRTRHDLHRKIIGAIEKTNPDLVFHTGDLVTDGLDVEQWPRFFDIERVMLDKTAFFPVLGNHERNSRRFYEFFDVSTPYYSVDWGGVHFVLLNSDLGNAALSAQARESFWAEQLRWLDEDLAKAQKAEFRVVVMHHPPFTAMKSRQSGETPVKAMVPIFEKHKVAVVFSGHDHNYQHHLNKGVHYVVTGGGGAPLYPVDAPIEGTTVKVESTEHYVRLLAAPGSIRMEAIALDGRMLESLELKP from the coding sequence ATGCTGAAACAGACTGCCCTGTCCGCCCTCCTTTTGTGCCTGTCCGGCCTCCACCCATCCAGACTTTTCGCTGAAGACAAGATCGTTGGCGGTCCGTTTGCCGTCAACGTGACAGGCAAGAGCGCCACCATCGGCTGGGTCGTCCAATCCGGCGAGGTGAGAGTGGGCGAGAACCGGGTGGTGCCCGTGCTTCGGTCAGAGAAGATCTCGATGACCGGGCTGAAGGCCGGTGAAACGGTGACCTACACCATCCCGGGCGGGCTGCGCGGGACCTTCAAAACAGCGCCCGCCAAGCCGGTCGCTTTCGAAGCGGTGGTCTTTGGAGATACGCGCACCCGTCACGACCTGCACCGCAAGATCATCGGCGCCATCGAGAAGACGAACCCGGACCTGGTCTTTCATACCGGCGACCTGGTCACGGACGGACTGGATGTCGAGCAGTGGCCGCGCTTCTTCGACATCGAGCGCGTGATGCTGGACAAGACGGCGTTCTTCCCCGTGCTGGGCAACCACGAGCGGAACAGCCGCCGCTTCTACGAATTCTTCGATGTTTCCACGCCTTACTACTCAGTGGACTGGGGCGGAGTCCATTTCGTCCTGCTGAATTCAGACCTCGGCAATGCCGCATTGAGCGCCCAGGCTCGCGAGTCGTTCTGGGCCGAGCAGTTGCGCTGGCTGGACGAAGACTTGGCCAAGGCCCAGAAGGCGGAGTTCCGTGTCGTGGTCATGCACCATCCGCCGTTCACGGCCATGAAATCCCGGCAGTCCGGCGAAACTCCGGTGAAAGCGATGGTGCCGATTTTCGAGAAACACAAAGTGGCGGTGGTATTCAGTGGACACGATCACAACTACCAGCACCACCTGAACAAGGGCGTGCACTATGTCGTCACCGGCGGCGGCGGCGCGCCATTGTATCCAGTGGACGCACCCATTGAAGGCACGACTGTAAAAGTGGAGAGCACTGAGCACTACGTACGGTTGCTGGCCGCGCCAGGGTCGATCCGGATGGAAGCGATTGCATTGGACGGCCGGATGCTGGAGAGTTTGGAGCTGAAGCCGTGA
- a CDS encoding sodium:solute symporter family protein produces MTLHLIDYVVLALYFGFVLGIGWFLRKNVKSSSDFLTSGHSLPLWITSLAFLAANMGALEMIGMCGSGAKYGMMTSHFYWVGAIPAMLFVGVFMMPFYYGSKARSVPEYLKLRFDEKTRGFNAITFAIMTIFSSGISMYALGILLQAIFGWSFTFSVLASAGIVLAYTYLGGLSSAIYNEVLQFFLIVAGFAPLAILSVHKAGGWDGIASRLSPKMTQSWQHIAKAGDNPMGVEIIGLIMGLGFVLSFGYWCTNYLVVQRAMAARNMTDARNTPIVGAFPKMFIPFVVIVPGIAAAALASMSVGYALPLKNGNPDYDKVLFSLMAQFYPSGMLGVGLTALVASFMSGMAGNVTAFNTVWTYDIYQSYIRKHAPDEHYLWMGRMATIFGTGLSIGAAYLAQSFNNMMDFLQLIFGFVNAPLFATFLLGMFWKRSTGHGAFAGLVSGTAAAAVTYGLTEAEGKGGWMGAQYHFPSSMAQNFWVAIAAFGCCLVVTTIVSLATKAKPDAELVGLVYSVTPRQTEEAEWYRRPATLAIVASVICIALNFVFF; encoded by the coding sequence ATGACCCTACACCTAATTGACTATGTCGTCTTGGCGCTGTACTTCGGGTTCGTCCTGGGTATCGGCTGGTTCCTCCGTAAGAACGTCAAGTCCAGTTCGGACTTTCTGACCAGCGGGCACTCGCTGCCACTCTGGATCACGTCGCTGGCTTTCCTCGCGGCCAACATGGGCGCATTGGAAATGATCGGCATGTGCGGTTCGGGCGCGAAGTACGGCATGATGACGTCGCACTTCTATTGGGTGGGCGCCATTCCGGCCATGCTCTTTGTGGGTGTCTTCATGATGCCCTTCTACTACGGCAGCAAGGCTCGCAGCGTGCCGGAATATTTGAAGCTGCGGTTTGACGAAAAGACGCGCGGCTTCAATGCGATCACGTTTGCGATCATGACGATCTTCAGCTCGGGCATCTCGATGTACGCGCTGGGCATCCTGCTGCAGGCGATTTTCGGCTGGAGCTTCACCTTCTCGGTGCTGGCGTCCGCCGGCATCGTGCTGGCGTACACCTACCTGGGCGGCTTGTCGAGCGCGATCTACAATGAGGTGCTTCAGTTCTTCCTCATTGTGGCCGGCTTCGCGCCCCTCGCTATTTTGTCGGTGCACAAGGCCGGTGGCTGGGACGGCATCGCTTCGCGGCTCAGCCCGAAGATGACGCAGTCCTGGCAGCATATCGCCAAGGCCGGCGACAATCCGATGGGCGTCGAGATCATCGGCCTCATCATGGGGCTCGGGTTCGTCTTGAGCTTCGGCTACTGGTGTACGAACTACCTGGTGGTGCAACGCGCCATGGCGGCCCGGAACATGACCGACGCGCGGAACACGCCCATCGTCGGCGCTTTCCCGAAAATGTTCATCCCGTTCGTGGTCATCGTGCCCGGCATCGCCGCCGCGGCCCTGGCCTCGATGAGCGTCGGCTACGCGCTGCCTCTCAAGAACGGCAACCCCGATTACGACAAAGTGCTGTTCAGCCTGATGGCGCAGTTCTACCCCAGCGGCATGCTGGGCGTCGGCCTCACGGCGCTGGTCGCATCCTTCATGAGCGGCATGGCCGGAAATGTAACCGCGTTCAACACGGTATGGACCTACGACATTTACCAGAGCTACATTCGCAAGCACGCGCCTGATGAACACTACCTGTGGATGGGCCGCATGGCGACCATCTTCGGCACGGGGCTCTCCATCGGCGCGGCCTACCTGGCGCAGTCCTTCAACAACATGATGGACTTCCTGCAGCTGATTTTCGGCTTTGTGAACGCGCCACTCTTTGCGACATTCCTGCTGGGCATGTTCTGGAAACGCTCCACCGGCCACGGCGCCTTCGCCGGCCTGGTGAGCGGAACCGCCGCCGCGGCAGTCACTTATGGCCTGACGGAGGCGGAAGGCAAAGGCGGCTGGATGGGCGCTCAGTATCACTTCCCGTCGTCCATGGCTCAGAATTTCTGGGTCGCGATTGCCGCCTTCGGCTGCTGCCTGGTGGTCACGACCATCGTCAGCCTGGCCACGAAAGCGAAACCGGACGCCGAACTGGTTGGCCTTGTGTATAGCGTGACACCTCGCCAGACGGAAGAAGCGGAATGGTATCGCCGGCCCGCCACCCTGGCCATTGTGGCCAGCGTGATTTGCATTGCGCTGAACTTCGTATTCTTCTAA
- the galK gene encoding galactokinase, which produces MARAPRIKHYHAPGRVNLIGEHTDYNAGFVMPIAIAVGCDIRVGSIRKKEIRLTSRQFPGDLSYPIDSIAGMSKTGTWADYVLGVAQQILALGLELKPMHLAIDSSVPTGGGLSSSAALEVSGALALLGDNEVTKLELAQLCQRAEREFVGMPCGIMDQYASVFGEAHKAIMLDCRSNTHKLAPIPDGAEVVVVNSMVKHELGSSAYRDRVAECHQALSHFPGKTALRDVTLGELERAASKMEEIPLARARHVILEDLRVENFFAAAEDNDLPLMGKLMVESHRSLQHDYEVSCVELDSLVDTALTIDGVYGARMTGGGFGGCTVNLVDPKDVDRFENEIIARYQAQWNLTPAVYRFTPSAGARRVE; this is translated from the coding sequence GTGGCTCGCGCGCCGCGCATAAAGCACTATCACGCCCCCGGGCGCGTCAACCTGATCGGTGAACACACGGACTATAACGCAGGCTTCGTGATGCCCATCGCCATCGCGGTTGGCTGCGACATCCGGGTGGGTTCGATCCGGAAGAAAGAGATCCGGCTGACGTCCAGGCAGTTTCCCGGGGATCTTTCCTACCCCATCGATTCGATTGCGGGCATGTCGAAGACCGGCACGTGGGCCGATTACGTCCTGGGCGTGGCACAGCAGATCCTGGCGCTGGGTCTTGAGCTGAAACCGATGCATCTGGCGATCGACTCGTCGGTGCCGACAGGCGGCGGGCTCAGCTCCTCGGCGGCCCTCGAGGTTTCCGGAGCATTGGCCCTGCTGGGCGACAACGAGGTCACTAAGCTGGAGCTTGCCCAGTTGTGCCAGCGGGCGGAGCGCGAGTTCGTCGGCATGCCTTGCGGAATCATGGATCAATACGCCTCGGTCTTTGGCGAGGCGCATAAAGCGATCATGCTGGATTGCCGGTCCAACACGCACAAACTGGCGCCCATCCCGGATGGCGCGGAAGTCGTGGTCGTCAACTCGATGGTAAAGCACGAGTTAGGCTCTTCGGCCTACCGCGATCGGGTGGCGGAATGCCATCAGGCACTCTCTCACTTCCCCGGGAAAACGGCTCTCCGCGACGTCACCCTGGGCGAATTGGAGCGTGCCGCATCCAAGATGGAAGAGATTCCGCTGGCCCGCGCCCGCCACGTCATCCTTGAGGACCTGCGCGTGGAGAACTTCTTCGCCGCGGCGGAGGACAACGACCTGCCACTGATGGGCAAGCTGATGGTGGAATCCCATCGCAGCCTGCAGCACGATTACGAAGTGAGCTGCGTGGAGTTAGATTCCCTGGTTGATACGGCGCTCACGATCGACGGCGTCTACGGCGCCCGCATGACCGGCGGCGGCTTCGGCGGCTGCACAGTGAACCTGGTGGATCCGAAAGATGTTGATCGCTTCGAAAACGAGATCATCGCGCGCTACCAGGCCCAGTGGAATCTGACTCCGGCTGTTTATCGCTTCACGCCATCAGCCGGCGCGCGGCGTGTGGAGTAG
- a CDS encoding ArnT family glycosyltransferase, producing MWSRLLHRRAVWLACVLALVSLQFARQFTAALQETQVFDEGLHLSAGYTILLTGDYRLNPEHPPLGRVLNALPLLFLKPDPKLDSQGWKEADAIAVGRDLLYHQQTLKPEQILLPARLVTIALTLVLALTMAFWMRARYGPPAALLAVFLVTLDPNLSAHGHYVTTDFIATLTCFLAVLAFDRMQRRGHPLDILWAGLALGAALVSKFSAVFLLPVFAVLWLLHRTPWRTTLLQLAGLILVSGLVVAVSYGPETLRSRHAPRLNDVVKKDTAIGYALRVGGRYLHLPAHPFFLGLNEMALHQKAGHPSYMLGMVRLHGTWSYFPFVFLVKTPLGALLLCLLALPLLRRFSRDLLVLAVPLGIYWVLCLTSGINIGVRHLLPVFPFTYALVAVLIARHSVQVYRKAAPALVGVACLVLVGESAYIAPHDIAFFNPAVGGPANGPKLLLDSNLDWGQDLGNLRRWLDARGRNDVCLAYFGSADEKYFRFQGWAIPANMHLRAGERPPCHLAAISVTLLEGVYHERAWYAWLRARQPLARIGWSIYVYDTTDVSEGRIPKESF from the coding sequence GTGTGGAGTAGGCTTCTGCACAGGCGGGCCGTATGGCTTGCCTGTGTACTGGCTCTTGTCTCGCTACAGTTCGCCCGGCAGTTCACCGCCGCGCTGCAGGAGACGCAGGTTTTCGACGAAGGCCTGCACCTCTCGGCGGGTTACACCATCCTGCTGACCGGCGATTACCGCCTGAATCCGGAGCACCCTCCGCTGGGCCGGGTTCTCAATGCGTTGCCTCTGCTGTTTCTGAAGCCCGACCCAAAACTTGACTCGCAGGGATGGAAAGAAGCGGACGCCATCGCGGTCGGCCGCGATCTGCTGTATCACCAGCAAACTCTGAAGCCGGAGCAGATCCTGCTGCCTGCGAGGCTGGTGACGATTGCCCTGACCCTGGTCCTGGCCCTGACCATGGCGTTCTGGATGCGAGCCCGCTACGGCCCACCGGCGGCGCTGCTGGCCGTATTCCTGGTCACGCTTGACCCGAACCTCTCCGCGCATGGGCACTACGTCACCACCGACTTCATCGCAACACTGACTTGCTTCCTCGCCGTCCTGGCGTTCGACCGCATGCAGAGGCGGGGCCACCCGCTAGATATCCTTTGGGCCGGGCTCGCCCTGGGCGCGGCGTTGGTTTCCAAGTTCTCGGCCGTCTTCCTGCTGCCGGTCTTTGCCGTGCTGTGGCTGCTGCACCGGACACCCTGGCGCACGACGCTGCTGCAGTTGGCGGGGCTGATCCTGGTGAGCGGGCTTGTGGTGGCCGTCAGCTATGGTCCGGAAACGCTGCGCTCGCGCCATGCGCCCCGGCTGAACGACGTCGTCAAGAAAGACACGGCGATTGGCTATGCGCTGCGCGTGGGCGGACGCTACCTGCACCTGCCGGCGCATCCCTTCTTCCTTGGATTGAATGAGATGGCGTTGCATCAGAAGGCCGGACACCCATCCTACATGCTGGGCATGGTGCGGCTGCATGGGACGTGGAGCTATTTCCCGTTTGTCTTCCTGGTCAAGACCCCGTTGGGCGCCCTGCTGCTGTGCCTGCTGGCGCTGCCACTGCTGCGCCGTTTCAGCCGGGACCTGCTGGTCCTGGCGGTCCCGCTTGGCATCTATTGGGTGCTCTGCCTGACCAGCGGGATCAACATCGGCGTGCGCCACCTGCTGCCGGTATTCCCCTTTACCTACGCGCTGGTAGCCGTTCTCATCGCCCGGCATTCCGTTCAGGTGTACAGGAAGGCGGCTCCCGCCCTGGTGGGCGTGGCCTGCCTTGTGCTGGTGGGCGAGTCCGCTTACATTGCGCCGCACGACATCGCGTTCTTCAATCCGGCGGTGGGCGGACCGGCGAACGGCCCGAAGCTGCTGTTGGACTCCAACCTGGACTGGGGACAGGACTTAGGGAATCTCCGGCGCTGGCTGGACGCGCGCGGGCGGAATGACGTCTGCCTGGCCTACTTTGGCTCGGCCGATGAGAAGTACTTCCGGTTTCAGGGCTGGGCGATCCCAGCCAATATGCACCTGCGTGCAGGCGAGCGTCCGCCGTGCCACCTGGCCGCTATCAGTGTGACTCTGCTGGAAGGGGTCTATCACGAGCGCGCCTGGTACGCCTGGCTGAGGGCAAGACAACCGCTGGCCCGCATCGGGTGGTCCATCTACGTCTACGACACAACCGATGTTTCGGAGGGCAGGATCCCGAAGGAGAGCTTCTGA